Proteins encoded within one genomic window of Candidatus Oleimmundimicrobium sp.:
- a CDS encoding ARMT1-like domain-containing protein translates to MRTHLSCASCIIDDLCGALNLVPLKDETKNEILKESFRFLSREFSAEKIPSYFITEVHRILKRISGIEIPFKERRDKCNQLGIEMAEKIALEAEGLEESERFSFLV, encoded by the coding sequence ATGCGTACACATTTGAGCTGTGCAAGCTGTATAATAGATGATTTATGCGGTGCTTTAAATCTGGTACCTTTAAAGGATGAAACTAAAAACGAAATATTAAAAGAATCATTTCGATTTCTCTCTCGAGAGTTTTCTGCAGAAAAAATTCCCTCTTACTTCATCACCGAGGTTCACCGAATATTAAAGAGGATATCAGGGATAGAGATTCCTTTTAAAGAAAGAAGAGACAAGTGTAACCAGCTTGGCATAGAGATGGCAGAGAAGATTGCTTTGGAAGCAGAAGGGCTGGAGGAATCGGAAAGATTTTCATTTTTAGTTA
- a CDS encoding glycerol-3-phosphate responsive antiterminator, producing the protein MQDLRDYFREHPIIASIRNDSDFKYALNSKTAALFILYGDIFNLPLIMKKCKEYNKLVFLHMDLIKGIGRDREGIMYLAKKELCNGIVTTKNNLISIAKKEELIAIQRLFLLDSAALKSGEQLIKNNTPDAVEILPGIAAPYFIEHIYKELLCPVIAGGLISNKSEIEELLRKGVMAVSTSIKELW; encoded by the coding sequence ATGCAAGACCTCCGAGACTATTTTAGAGAACATCCCATAATTGCCTCCATAAGAAACGATTCAGACTTTAAATATGCTCTCAACAGTAAAACTGCCGCCCTTTTTATTCTCTACGGAGATATATTTAACCTTCCCCTGATTATGAAAAAATGTAAAGAGTATAACAAGCTGGTTTTTTTACATATGGATCTAATTAAAGGGATTGGCCGAGACCGGGAAGGGATAATGTATTTAGCCAAAAAAGAACTTTGCAATGGTATTGTCACCACCAAAAATAATCTAATCAGTATAGCTAAAAAAGAAGAGCTTATTGCCATACAGCGCCTTTTCTTGCTCGATTCTGCTGCCTTAAAGTCCGGAGAACAACTAATAAAAAATAATACGCCCGATGCTGTAGAAATTTTACCCGGAATAGCCGCTCCATATTTTATAGAACATATATATAAAGAGCTGCTCTGCCCGGTTATTGCCGGCGGCCTGATTTCTAATAAAAGCGAAATAGAGGAATTGCTTCGCAAAGGAGTTATGGCCGTATCTACCAGCATAAAAGAATTGTGGTAA
- a CDS encoding IS30 family transposase translates to MKKYNQLSQKERDLIDVFSRKGESCAAIGKKLKRDKSTIARELKRNSSSLYHCYLAHRANQRAKERRSQAVHRKRLRNPLVRAYVLAKLKEDWSPEQIAGRIGIDHPGLKVSHEAIYQYIYAKDTANSKELIASLKRSHCKRRYKGLYRHQKKTKIPNRVSIEKRPAQVETRKQFGHWETDSLVSRKSKAALNSLVERKSRLLCLTGLRQKNARYTAKAVIRHLKDLPPKARLTLTLDNGTENTGHELITRKTDIKCYFAHPYHSWERGTNENTNGLIRYYLPKGTDFSTITKQQLKFIEKRLNNRPRKCLGFKTPNEVAASCVALHG, encoded by the coding sequence ATGAAAAAATACAATCAGTTAAGCCAAAAAGAACGAGATCTAATTGACGTATTCAGCCGTAAAGGAGAAAGCTGCGCTGCCATAGGGAAAAAGCTGAAACGAGACAAAAGCACGATTGCCCGGGAACTGAAGCGCAACAGTTCCTCTTTGTATCATTGTTATCTGGCTCATCGAGCCAACCAAAGAGCCAAGGAAAGGAGAAGCCAGGCTGTCCACAGGAAAAGGTTAAGGAATCCCCTGGTACGAGCTTATGTGTTAGCCAAACTCAAGGAAGACTGGTCCCCGGAACAGATTGCCGGCAGAATCGGGATAGACCATCCTGGTTTAAAGGTCAGCCATGAAGCAATCTACCAGTACATCTATGCCAAAGACACTGCTAACAGCAAAGAGTTAATCGCTTCTTTGAAACGGTCTCATTGTAAACGCCGGTATAAAGGACTCTATCGCCACCAGAAGAAGACGAAGATTCCCAATCGAGTATCCATTGAAAAGCGGCCGGCACAGGTAGAGACCAGGAAACAGTTTGGCCATTGGGAAACAGACAGCTTAGTCTCCAGAAAGAGTAAAGCGGCCTTAAACTCCTTAGTCGAGCGTAAAAGCCGATTGTTGTGCTTAACCGGCTTACGGCAAAAGAACGCCCGTTATACCGCCAAGGCTGTTATCCGACATCTCAAAGATCTGCCGCCGAAAGCCAGGTTAACTTTAACTCTTGACAATGGCACGGAAAATACCGGTCATGAGTTGATCACTCGTAAAACAGATATAAAATGTTACTTTGCCCATCCCTACCACTCTTGGGAACGAGGCACAAATGAAAATACCAACGGTTTAATCAGATACTACTTGCCTAAAGGTACGGATTTTAGTACAATCACCAAACAACAACTGAAATTTATCGAAAAAAGATTAAATAACAGACCAAGAAAATGTCTTGGATTTAAAACACCTAATGAAGTCGCCGCTTCTTGCGTTGCACTTCACGGTTGA